One Glutamicibacter mishrai genomic window carries:
- a CDS encoding adenylyltransferase/cytidyltransferase family protein: MTKTVLTYGTFDLFHIGHLNILKRLKAKGDRLIVGVSTDEFNAIKGKKPVVPFEQRREIVQAIEYVDLAIPEENWEQKRLDIKKYDAKVFGIGEDWKGKFDDLGDEVEVVYLPRTSGISTTEMKRVLSEFDERHVQSLKSTLDTLSQIVKELS, encoded by the coding sequence ATGACTAAGACGGTTTTGACCTATGGAACTTTTGATTTGTTCCATATTGGCCACCTCAATATCTTGAAGCGACTGAAGGCGAAGGGCGATCGTCTGATCGTCGGCGTTTCCACCGATGAGTTCAACGCCATCAAGGGCAAGAAACCTGTTGTTCCATTTGAGCAGCGCCGTGAAATCGTTCAGGCCATCGAGTACGTGGACCTGGCTATTCCAGAAGAGAACTGGGAGCAGAAGCGCCTGGACATCAAGAAGTATGATGCCAAGGTCTTCGGCATTGGCGAGGACTGGAAAGGCAAGTTCGATGATCTGGGCGATGAGGTCGAGGTTGTTTACCTGCCACGCACTTCAGGTATCTCGACCACTGAGATGAAGCGTGTTCTGAGTGAATTTGACGAACGTCATGTCCAGTCGCTCAAGAGCACCCTGGACACGTTGAGCCAAATCGTGAAAGAACTGAGCTAA
- a CDS encoding glycosyltransferase family 2 protein, with protein MDNRLAPTIGVVVLTMGNRPVELRRALDSLLAQRDVSINAVVVGNGWDPTDIPAGIKTHFLPENLGIPAGRNAGVAQVEGEYLCFLDDDSWFLDDDFLITAVQRFKKYPRMGLLQPRITDPEHSDQNPTRWIPRLKKRTAEEPSRVFHVGETCLVTTRELFDSTGGWAGGFWYAHEGIELAWRIWDTGTYVWYAGDMRIGHPVVDPRRHEEFYRLNARNRVWLARRNLPAPFTWIYPTTWMLIECLRMRKKPNAVNQYLAGWKAGWKGSPWYQEPRSKLRWITLLRMTLSGRPPII; from the coding sequence ATGGATAATCGACTCGCTCCAACAATCGGCGTTGTCGTATTGACCATGGGTAACCGTCCGGTGGAACTGCGACGAGCTTTGGATTCCTTACTGGCACAACGAGATGTCAGCATCAACGCTGTAGTCGTTGGCAACGGCTGGGACCCCACAGATATCCCGGCCGGGATCAAGACACATTTCTTGCCAGAAAACCTCGGCATCCCAGCGGGCAGAAACGCTGGCGTTGCCCAGGTCGAGGGTGAGTACCTATGCTTCCTCGATGATGATTCCTGGTTCCTTGATGATGATTTCCTGATCACGGCTGTCCAGCGTTTTAAGAAGTATCCGCGGATGGGTTTGCTCCAGCCTCGGATTACCGACCCTGAACACAGTGATCAGAATCCAACACGTTGGATTCCCCGCTTGAAGAAGCGCACCGCGGAGGAGCCTAGCCGCGTCTTCCACGTAGGCGAGACGTGCCTGGTGACAACCCGTGAGCTTTTCGACTCCACCGGCGGCTGGGCTGGTGGGTTCTGGTACGCCCACGAAGGCATCGAGCTTGCTTGGCGAATCTGGGACACCGGAACGTACGTTTGGTATGCAGGCGATATGCGCATCGGCCATCCCGTGGTTGATCCTCGCAGGCATGAAGAGTTCTATCGATTGAACGCCCGCAACCGTGTGTGGTTGGCTCGCAGGAACTTGCCGGCACCATTCACTTGGATCTATCCAACTACCTGGATGCTGATTGAATGTCTGCGAATGCGCAAAAAACCGAACGCGGTCAACCAATATCTCGCCGGTTGGAAAGCCGGTTGGAAGGGCAGCCCTTGGTACCAGGAGCCACGTTCCAAGCTTCGTTGGATCACTCTGCTGCGAATGACGCTGTCAGGTCGTCCGCCAATTATCTAG
- a CDS encoding CDP-glycerol glycerophosphotransferase family protein encodes MAVEIRSMQNFAQSAMQTLRDERLKRKKYRYYDGNQELNLGIQEDTLQIEACVAHEIQLISILHGRHIVTSVAPISSRAVTMKNGVAHRVQAEISLESLLDQWHEYREALSASAAEEFIETDTDEADADGAESDEADDNEVTLEDNVYSGTVRIAQTFTSNFYELPSGIAWVQITEGGQLFRRREVRQLIDSGELVLEGPVIAHRIMGRFASTNLEHSSVYSSDERSVGVYINKKAEAALALNRSMKFKYRIRTDITQVSGGKLSLGGVLETQSDRASSVTLQLVGRKSEFQVEAPVKLVLNQKLIAKRFGRAIYTWSASIDFATVDWQKIDRGDNYDLYLLATSESAGEATRLRVTRTPFAVRNTTRAGDVTVGDKTLAISPYFTFKAKSTSLILEVFDKEAFAVLSGTQQHSFPLSRPADSKPIWIVGELSYKAQDNGLHLFKYLRKNRADIDAYYVIDENAPDLRNFETMDHVVFHGSKEHFELAIRAERFVGTHHADYLYPTRHQSFSSRCRATRVFLQHGVMGTKWMVPNYGKNSPGFATDLFMVSSEREKQYIVNDFLYSPEEVKVTGLSRFDSLLAQDLALNENMLLIIPTWRDWLQNEEVFLESDYLEQWKNLLNSAELEALVKAHGLEVVFCLHPNMMQFRDHFAGAPTRLIVQGEVDVQELIKTAAIMITDYSSVNFDFSFLHKPVHYYQFDRARFLGRNGSHLNLDDELPGRIAFDSGTLLSDLAKTLQRGKTMEDVYRARADLFMTHRDRENSRRITEEIEQAELRRKPNVGWRAELPVKLKNKFRRNKRYFDVMRKLFKLYKLAPMDEDLIVFESGLGRQYGDSPRYIYEELLRQGDTRRKVWVYSGKHRFTDPLTTTVKRLSPEYFWYLARAKYWVNNQSFPHYVKRRAKGIFLQTWHGTPLKQMALDIREVHGRDEGYLERVTRATRQWSHLISPSGYTSEIMRSAYAFSGEAVELGYPRNDILTGSGVAEHEQRVREELAIPPGVKTVLYAPTFRDDAASTRGKFRFDLPMDLEEFDRRFGQDTVLMLRMHVLVSNAVSIPEHLSHRIMDVSSHPDIQELYLASDVLITDYSSVFFDYSLLRRPIIFYAYDLENYRDNLRGFYLDYESALPGPIVEEEGDLWDTLSAALTGEELPGVDREDFIQKYAPHDDGNAARRVVERFFK; translated from the coding sequence GTGGCAGTTGAAATTCGATCGATGCAAAACTTCGCGCAATCTGCAATGCAGACACTGCGTGATGAACGGTTGAAGCGCAAGAAGTACCGCTATTACGACGGTAATCAAGAGCTGAATCTCGGGATTCAAGAAGACACGTTGCAGATTGAAGCCTGCGTCGCACACGAAATCCAGTTGATTTCCATCCTCCATGGCCGCCATATAGTCACTTCTGTCGCACCCATTTCTTCTCGAGCAGTCACGATGAAAAATGGTGTGGCGCACCGGGTGCAAGCTGAGATTTCTTTGGAATCGCTTCTCGACCAGTGGCATGAATATCGTGAGGCACTTTCCGCAAGCGCCGCAGAAGAATTTATCGAAACTGACACGGACGAAGCTGACGCAGACGGAGCCGAATCAGACGAAGCAGACGATAACGAAGTCACGCTGGAAGATAACGTTTATTCGGGCACAGTTCGAATTGCCCAAACGTTCACCTCCAATTTCTATGAACTGCCTTCGGGTATTGCATGGGTGCAAATAACCGAAGGCGGGCAGCTGTTCCGTCGACGCGAAGTCCGGCAACTAATCGATTCTGGCGAGCTGGTCCTGGAAGGCCCAGTGATCGCTCATCGCATCATGGGGCGATTTGCTTCGACCAATCTGGAGCACAGCTCAGTCTATTCTTCTGACGAACGCAGCGTCGGCGTATACATCAACAAGAAAGCGGAAGCGGCGCTCGCGCTAAACCGCTCGATGAAGTTCAAGTACCGAATTCGCACTGACATTACTCAGGTCAGTGGAGGCAAGCTGTCGTTGGGGGGAGTGCTAGAAACTCAAAGCGACCGTGCGTCATCAGTTACGCTGCAACTCGTGGGACGTAAGTCCGAGTTCCAGGTAGAAGCTCCAGTCAAGCTTGTGCTGAATCAAAAACTGATTGCCAAGCGATTTGGTCGTGCCATCTATACGTGGTCTGCGTCAATTGATTTTGCTACTGTGGACTGGCAAAAAATAGACCGAGGCGACAACTACGATCTTTACCTGTTGGCGACTTCAGAGTCCGCTGGCGAGGCGACCCGATTGAGAGTGACCCGCACTCCGTTTGCTGTGCGCAATACGACGCGCGCGGGTGACGTCACTGTGGGCGATAAGACCCTCGCGATTTCTCCTTATTTCACGTTCAAGGCCAAATCAACTTCTCTGATTTTGGAAGTTTTCGACAAGGAAGCATTCGCGGTGCTCTCCGGCACTCAGCAACATAGTTTCCCGCTGAGCCGGCCTGCAGATTCAAAACCGATATGGATCGTCGGCGAATTGTCCTACAAAGCCCAGGACAACGGGCTTCACCTGTTCAAGTACCTTCGCAAGAACCGCGCGGATATTGATGCCTATTATGTTATCGATGAAAATGCGCCCGATTTGCGTAATTTCGAGACCATGGATCACGTTGTTTTCCATGGCAGCAAAGAGCATTTTGAGCTAGCCATTCGTGCAGAGCGATTCGTTGGCACCCACCATGCCGACTATCTTTACCCTACGAGACATCAGAGTTTCTCTTCGCGTTGTCGAGCAACGCGAGTATTTTTGCAGCATGGTGTCATGGGGACTAAATGGATGGTTCCTAACTACGGCAAGAACTCACCAGGGTTTGCCACCGACCTATTCATGGTTTCGTCCGAGCGGGAAAAGCAGTACATCGTTAATGACTTCCTTTATTCACCGGAGGAAGTCAAAGTTACGGGCCTATCCCGATTTGATTCTTTGCTTGCCCAGGACCTTGCACTCAACGAGAACATGTTGCTCATCATTCCAACATGGCGCGACTGGCTGCAGAACGAAGAAGTCTTCTTAGAATCTGACTACCTTGAACAGTGGAAGAATCTGCTGAACTCTGCCGAACTTGAAGCTCTTGTGAAAGCGCATGGCTTGGAAGTCGTTTTCTGCCTTCATCCGAACATGATGCAGTTCCGTGACCACTTCGCCGGGGCCCCGACACGGTTGATCGTCCAAGGTGAAGTCGACGTTCAAGAACTGATCAAGACTGCTGCCATCATGATCACTGACTACTCGTCAGTGAACTTTGATTTCAGTTTCCTGCACAAGCCGGTGCACTACTACCAGTTTGACCGCGCGCGTTTCCTAGGACGAAACGGTTCGCACCTGAATTTGGATGATGAACTGCCCGGCCGCATTGCCTTCGACAGCGGAACCTTGTTGTCGGATTTGGCGAAGACTTTGCAGCGCGGCAAGACAATGGAAGACGTCTACCGAGCCCGCGCTGACCTGTTCATGACTCATCGAGACCGGGAGAATTCGCGTCGTATTACCGAAGAAATCGAACAGGCTGAACTTCGCCGTAAACCTAATGTCGGTTGGCGCGCTGAATTGCCGGTCAAACTGAAAAACAAGTTCCGCCGCAACAAGCGCTACTTTGATGTCATGCGCAAGCTGTTCAAGTTGTACAAGCTTGCTCCCATGGATGAAGACCTGATCGTTTTTGAGTCAGGCTTGGGGCGCCAGTATGGGGACTCGCCACGTTACATTTACGAGGAGCTGCTGCGCCAAGGGGATACCCGACGCAAGGTGTGGGTCTACTCCGGAAAGCATCGTTTCACGGACCCGCTAACGACGACTGTCAAACGATTGTCACCAGAGTACTTCTGGTACCTGGCCCGGGCAAAGTACTGGGTCAACAACCAGAGCTTCCCGCATTATGTGAAGCGCCGCGCCAAGGGCATTTTCCTTCAAACGTGGCACGGAACTCCTTTGAAGCAGATGGCTCTCGATATTCGGGAGGTTCACGGACGTGATGAAGGTTATCTGGAACGCGTCACACGTGCGACTCGTCAGTGGTCACATCTTATTTCGCCATCCGGGTACACCAGCGAGATCATGCGATCCGCCTATGCATTCTCCGGGGAAGCCGTGGAGCTTGGGTATCCGCGAAATGACATCTTGACGGGCAGTGGTGTTGCTGAGCATGAGCAGCGCGTCAGGGAAGAATTGGCGATCCCGCCTGGTGTCAAAACGGTCTTGTATGCGCCGACCTTCCGAGACGACGCTGCTTCGACTCGCGGCAAATTCAGATTCGACCTGCCGATGGACTTGGAAGAATTTGACCGTCGCTTCGGGCAGGATACTGTCCTGATGCTGCGCATGCATGTCCTGGTATCAAACGCAGTATCTATTCCCGAACATCTGAGCCATCGGATCATGGATGTATCGAGCCATCCGGATATTCAGGAACTTTATCTGGCTTCTGATGTCTTGATCACGGATTATTCGTCTGTGTTCTTCGATTATTCTCTGCTGCGTCGGCCGATTATCTTCTATGCGTACGACCTTGAAAACTATCGAGATAATCTACGTGGATTCTATTTGGATTACGAAAGCGCCCTGCCTGGTCCGATTGTCGAAGAAGAAGGCGACCTTTGGGATACTTTGTCGGCAGCTCTAACTGGTGAAGAGTTGCCGGGAGTGGACCGTGAAGACTTCATCCAGAAATATGCTCCGCATGACGACGGAAACGCCGCGCGGCGGGTCGTAGAGCGATTCTTCAAATAG
- a CDS encoding CDP-glycerol glycerophosphotransferase family protein translates to MRATRALNKVVKKMQASLATRRHLRFIRKHAADLRNYPIGAGRYKVAVHFPDEVINAYQIRQWYDPLLALSEFVPVAIVVRTPETAILLRNECPFPIHYAPAIEDVERFVHSQDLRVVFYVNQNIRNFQFLRFNTPKHVFICHGESEKAYMWSNQLKAYDYVFSAGQAAKDRLEQHLRNFDASARCRLIGRPQIDVHYPLPVAVNDKLPTVLYAPTWEGDRPSMSYGSVQSHGERLIEALIRDGGFNIIFRPHPRSGQNKKSYLQAIGRIRDQLRTHNESAEAQYICDESTHWGWQWSVADICVTDISAVAYDFLATGKPLFVTKPESEKATLNDSPALEKVPALQASSAADFAKIAREALDETNEQLSDLVSYYFGDISKGASMKRFINETLSLVHENRVAEH, encoded by the coding sequence ATGCGAGCAACACGAGCCTTGAACAAGGTCGTCAAGAAGATGCAAGCAAGTCTTGCAACTCGTCGACACTTGAGGTTCATTCGTAAGCATGCCGCGGATCTGCGCAACTACCCCATCGGCGCCGGACGGTACAAGGTTGCGGTTCACTTTCCCGATGAAGTTATCAACGCTTATCAAATCAGGCAGTGGTACGACCCTCTGCTAGCCCTATCTGAGTTCGTTCCGGTAGCGATCGTGGTGCGAACCCCGGAGACGGCGATCCTTCTGCGCAATGAGTGCCCCTTTCCAATTCACTATGCTCCCGCCATCGAAGATGTTGAGCGATTCGTGCACTCGCAGGACCTGCGCGTTGTATTTTATGTGAACCAGAATATTAGGAACTTCCAATTCTTACGCTTCAATACGCCCAAGCACGTATTCATCTGCCACGGTGAGAGCGAAAAAGCCTACATGTGGTCAAACCAGCTCAAGGCCTACGACTATGTGTTCTCGGCCGGCCAAGCAGCAAAAGACCGGTTGGAACAACACTTACGAAACTTCGACGCCTCAGCCCGTTGCCGCTTGATTGGCCGACCACAGATCGACGTGCACTATCCGCTGCCTGTCGCAGTTAATGATAAGTTGCCGACGGTCCTCTACGCTCCGACGTGGGAAGGCGATAGGCCTTCAATGAGCTATGGATCTGTGCAATCGCATGGGGAGCGTTTAATCGAAGCCCTGATAAGGGACGGAGGATTTAACATTATTTTCCGGCCGCATCCGCGCTCGGGACAAAATAAGAAATCCTATCTCCAAGCCATTGGCCGAATCAGAGACCAGCTGCGTACCCACAACGAATCTGCAGAGGCCCAGTACATCTGCGATGAGTCGACTCATTGGGGATGGCAATGGTCGGTTGCTGACATTTGCGTTACCGACATATCCGCCGTTGCCTACGACTTCCTGGCAACCGGAAAACCGCTATTCGTCACGAAACCGGAGTCAGAAAAAGCAACACTGAATGACTCGCCCGCGTTGGAAAAAGTGCCAGCCTTGCAGGCATCGAGCGCAGCTGACTTCGCAAAGATTGCCCGAGAAGCTCTTGATGAAACCAACGAGCAGCTAAGCGATCTAGTCAGCTACTACTTTGGAGACATCTCCAAGGGCGCCAGCATGAAACGGTTCATCAATGAAACGCTATCTCTGGTCCACGAGAACCGCGTAGCTGAGCACTGA
- a CDS encoding CDP-glycerol glycerophosphotransferase family protein, with the protein MSSEYITSSVKASVKGVLRKFGQRPEAKRLTRAMGFVNRPAGANVGVSNVPLPGSVAVYFGDGADKIYQVAQWLPVLEELHEKEEVLLVFRTLSAFKAAGNLTDLPKIFVRRFSDLMDVYDDNDLKLVIYVNNSRSNFQSLDHPRLVHVHVNHGESDKLSMVSNKAKAYDKVFVAGPAAIKRHETMLIDFDLSKLLVTGRPQLDIEFELELLPSDRLDVMYAPTWEGENEDNNYTSLDKYGVAIIEALLANPAWRIIYKPHPRIESSNTPGVADANARIKELLESANDAGADHVISEQGNILAMFESTDALITDVSSVGLDYLYLHPGNPLVISDRRTNREILHRDAPIAQACQVVDEDSVENVGSLLADALTHDNYREQRLKMRQFYFGDLVRGDSTKQFQDVVQELIANRQAKLQNFRGWHS; encoded by the coding sequence ATGTCTAGCGAATACATCACCAGTTCGGTCAAGGCGAGTGTCAAAGGAGTTTTACGAAAGTTCGGCCAACGTCCGGAAGCAAAACGTCTGACACGAGCAATGGGCTTCGTGAATCGACCAGCGGGCGCCAACGTTGGGGTATCCAATGTTCCGTTGCCAGGTTCTGTTGCAGTGTACTTTGGCGACGGCGCAGACAAGATCTATCAAGTGGCCCAGTGGTTGCCTGTTCTCGAAGAACTGCATGAGAAGGAAGAGGTCCTGCTGGTCTTCCGAACGCTCAGTGCTTTCAAAGCAGCAGGAAATCTCACTGACCTGCCGAAGATATTCGTACGCCGTTTCTCTGATTTGATGGATGTGTACGACGACAATGATCTGAAACTGGTGATCTATGTCAATAATTCGCGGAGCAACTTCCAGTCTTTGGACCATCCGCGATTGGTGCATGTCCACGTAAATCATGGCGAAAGCGACAAGCTTTCGATGGTTTCAAATAAGGCCAAAGCTTACGACAAGGTATTTGTCGCGGGGCCGGCGGCGATCAAGCGCCACGAGACCATGTTGATTGATTTCGACTTGAGCAAGCTGCTTGTCACTGGACGTCCTCAGCTGGACATCGAATTTGAGCTAGAACTCCTGCCTAGCGACAGATTGGATGTCATGTATGCGCCTACTTGGGAAGGCGAAAATGAGGACAACAACTATACGTCGCTCGATAAGTATGGCGTAGCTATCATCGAAGCATTGCTGGCAAACCCTGCATGGCGAATCATCTATAAACCGCATCCGCGTATTGAATCCAGCAACACTCCAGGTGTTGCGGACGCGAACGCCCGCATCAAGGAACTGCTCGAGTCCGCTAACGACGCCGGTGCAGACCATGTGATTTCGGAACAGGGCAATATCTTGGCCATGTTCGAGTCGACGGACGCGTTGATTACCGATGTTTCGAGTGTGGGTCTGGACTACCTGTATCTTCACCCCGGTAATCCTTTGGTCATCTCCGATCGTCGAACCAACCGAGAGATTCTTCATCGCGATGCCCCGATCGCACAGGCATGCCAGGTAGTCGACGAAGACAGTGTTGAAAACGTTGGAAGTCTGCTGGCCGATGCGTTGACTCATGACAACTACAGGGAACAACGCTTGAAGATGCGTCAGTTCTATTTTGGGGATCTTGTCCGGGGCGACTCGACTAAGCAGTTCCAGGATGTAGTTCAGGAACTAATTGCAAATCGGCAGGCGAAGCTGCAAAACTTCCGTGGTTGGCACAGCTGA
- a CDS encoding CDP-glycerol glycerophosphotransferase family protein, which produces MKVFNTLNRAANFAAQRLAARRQRQFITRNATELFHVPSGDDRYKVALYFADDMTNAYQIRQWYEPMKQLAEFVPVVVITRRPDTALALREECPLPVHYAETIEDVEKLVDSQDLRLVFYVNQNIHNFQMMRFNAPDHVFICHGESEKAYMWSNQLKAYDYVFSAGQAARDRLAKNLHNYDVDARTRLIGRPQIDVSYSAPASLNSSLPTVLYAPTWEGDRPSMKYGSASSHGEILIDTLIKDGGFNIIFRPHPRSGKASASYAQSVEKIRHNLAAAQASSDATLLFDDSEQWGWQWAESDLCVTDISAVAYDFLATGKPMFVTKPVSAEALVTGSPALAKVPSLTAEDLENAPSLLRNALTEEDSGFREVVDYYFGDVTAGASMHRFLTESLKLVVGEVQVRRLPLKKAA; this is translated from the coding sequence ATGAAGGTGTTCAATACCTTGAACAGGGCAGCAAATTTCGCTGCCCAGCGCCTTGCTGCTAGGAGGCAGCGGCAATTCATCACGCGTAACGCCACGGAGCTTTTTCACGTCCCTTCAGGCGATGATCGCTACAAAGTTGCACTGTATTTCGCTGATGACATGACCAACGCATACCAAATTCGTCAGTGGTACGAGCCAATGAAGCAACTGGCAGAATTCGTTCCGGTCGTAGTGATTACTCGCCGCCCTGACACTGCGCTGGCCTTGCGTGAAGAGTGCCCGTTGCCCGTGCACTACGCAGAAACCATTGAAGATGTTGAGAAACTAGTCGATTCGCAGGATTTGCGCCTGGTCTTCTACGTCAATCAAAACATCCACAATTTCCAGATGATGCGTTTCAACGCGCCGGACCATGTTTTCATCTGCCACGGCGAGAGCGAAAAAGCCTATATGTGGTCCAACCAGCTCAAAGCCTACGACTACGTTTTTTCAGCCGGCCAAGCAGCACGCGATCGCTTAGCCAAGAACCTGCACAACTACGACGTCGATGCGCGAACTCGGCTCATCGGGCGGCCACAGATAGATGTTTCATATTCTGCGCCCGCTTCATTGAACTCTTCCCTGCCTACGGTGCTCTATGCGCCAACGTGGGAAGGCGATCGTCCGTCGATGAAATACGGGTCAGCCAGCTCCCACGGAGAAATCCTCATAGACACCCTGATCAAGGATGGCGGATTCAATATAATTTTCCGCCCGCATCCGCGCTCCGGGAAAGCTTCTGCGTCTTACGCACAGAGCGTTGAAAAGATCCGCCACAATCTGGCAGCAGCTCAAGCATCGTCTGATGCAACGTTACTTTTTGACGACAGCGAGCAGTGGGGATGGCAATGGGCTGAATCAGACCTTTGCGTTACCGACATTTCTGCCGTTGCATACGACTTCTTGGCAACGGGCAAGCCGATGTTTGTCACCAAACCTGTTTCGGCCGAGGCCCTGGTCACCGGTTCACCGGCTTTGGCCAAGGTGCCTTCGCTCACTGCCGAAGATCTGGAGAATGCACCGTCGCTTCTTCGCAACGCACTGACCGAAGAGGATTCTGGTTTCCGCGAAGTCGTAGACTATTACTTTGGCGACGTCACTGCCGGCGCCAGCATGCATCGATTCCTCACCGAATCACTGAAGCTGGTTGTGGGCGAGGTGCAAGTCAGGCGTTTGCCATTAAAGAAAGCTGCCTAG
- a CDS encoding CDP-alcohol phosphatidyltransferase family protein, which produces MTVDRPKNPTLDQLRAVCQPPEVKARKNAEHWTAELYLRHISIYLTAILVRTRITANGVTGLMILAGWCMSLALLIPGIWGPILAVVLSQVQLYFDCSDGEVARWRASQSPRGIFIDMVGHHTTEALIPIALGYRVFKELSVDGALSSQAWPTLFMGACLSVLLVLNRSQSLMVHAARGMAGLSKLPDTAAARAVSTATFIGKLRAMARFLPFHRLLHAVELSLLILLCSIISAVAGMPGVAEKWMIWILLPACVLVNIGHFLSNMVSSRLKA; this is translated from the coding sequence GTGACTGTAGATCGTCCCAAGAATCCAACGCTGGACCAGCTCAGGGCCGTTTGCCAGCCACCAGAGGTTAAAGCTCGAAAAAATGCGGAACACTGGACCGCGGAACTGTACCTTCGGCATATCTCCATTTATCTGACCGCAATTTTGGTCAGGACCAGGATCACCGCCAACGGGGTTACTGGCCTGATGATCCTAGCCGGTTGGTGCATGTCGCTGGCTCTGCTGATTCCTGGCATTTGGGGACCGATTCTCGCCGTTGTCCTTTCGCAGGTGCAGCTGTACTTCGATTGCTCCGACGGCGAAGTCGCCCGATGGCGTGCTTCGCAATCGCCTCGTGGCATTTTCATCGACATGGTCGGCCACCACACCACTGAAGCGCTGATTCCGATTGCGCTGGGTTACCGGGTATTCAAGGAACTCTCGGTGGACGGGGCGCTGAGTAGCCAGGCATGGCCTACCTTGTTCATGGGCGCCTGCTTGTCGGTGTTGCTGGTGCTGAATCGTTCACAGTCCTTGATGGTCCACGCGGCTCGAGGCATGGCAGGGCTGTCCAAGCTTCCGGACACTGCGGCCGCACGGGCTGTTTCGACGGCAACCTTCATTGGAAAGCTACGTGCGATGGCGCGTTTCCTCCCATTCCACAGGCTGCTCCATGCGGTGGAATTGAGTCTTCTCATTCTGCTGTGCTCCATCATCTCAGCGGTCGCTGGCATGCCAGGTGTGGCTGAAAAGTGGATGATCTGGATTCTGCTGCCAGCGTGCGTACTGGTAAATATCGGACACTTCTTATCGAATATGGTGTCGTCGCGGCTGAAAGCGTGA